The Bacteroidales bacterium genome includes the window TGTCGGCGATAGAAAAGTTTTTGCTAGCAGGGTTAATTGTTCCCGATTTGTAATGGAAAATAAAGAAATAAAGGGCAATACAACATAGGATGAATAGCCAAGCGTATCTTTTTAAAAATTTTTTAATCATTTCAGTTATTACCGTGTAAATTGTCTCTTTCTAAAATAAAGCCAAATCAAGCCACCAAAGATAAGTAGTGCAGAAGGAACAACAAGGTTAAATAGCTGCCAAGCAAATCTCGATTCGGAAATTTTTTGTTTGTCGAGCATACGAAGCTTAAAATCTCGAGTTCTAAGATTCATAAACCCAATATTATCATCAAGATATTTCACCATGTTTATCACTAAATCCTTATTTCCAAAGGTTTGCTTAGTGTAACGATCATAACCAAGGGGAGAAACATAAGCTCCATCGGGTCTGCGCCTAACTTCGTTTCGAATAATATCGGCATCAGAAATAACAATCATTCTAGTAAAAATGCTGGAAGGCTTAAACTCAAAAGGATGTTCGTGATTGTATTTTGATAAAGGTCGATTCTGAAATGCTGATTCAAAATTTCCCTCTAAAAGAACCGCCACAGGTATGTTTGAGCGATTGAATTCTCGTTCATTGAGTTTTCTACTCACCTCCGCCAAATTAACTAGTAATGGAACATTAAGCGTTCTTGAGTATCTTGAACTTGCAAGTAGAACTGCTTTTTTAACGCTACTGTTTCCTCCAACGGTATCAATAGGGCTAACAAACTGTGCCCTAATCATATTTAAATTCCTTGTAATCGGACTACTGCCTGATGCTGACATCAATGGGTAATATACCCAAGGGGATGCAACAAACTTTGAACTCTGTCCAGGTAAAGATGTATTAACGGGAATTATTGCACATTGAATGTCTTGAATCAATGAAGGATTAAGGCGGACGCCATAACGAAACAATTGATCATCAAGATTATGTTGATTCATGTACGCCAATGTTGATGAACCTTGCGAAAGGCTATCTATACTAACAGTAACAGGATCAACAAACCATAGCACTTTTCCACCTCGCATAATATACTGATCTATAACCAGTTTATCGGCTTCGGGCATTGGTTGCTGGGGACCAGCAATAATCACTACGTTATATGGATCGAGAGCCTTGATATCGCCATTAATTTCTACTCTGTAGGTATCATAATATTCTGATAGTTTTTTATCAATATCGCCAGATTCATATTGATCCAACTCGCCATGACCCAGAATGAAAGCAAGTTTTGGAAGTTTCTCAGTACTTAGCTTAAGGATGGCATCAATAAAATAGAACTCAAAGTTTTGAATGGACAGGTTTATATTTTCATCGCCCGAAAGCGCAGGGTTATTATGGAGAAGGTTTACTGAAATTTCCTTTCCCTTAAAGGAAAGGATTGCACCGGGGTATAACATTCTCTGCGTATTTCCACCCTCTTTATCGCGAACCTGAATGTTTGTTGGTTCGAGTCCTTTGTCAATTAAATCTTTAAAAATTGCATCGCGTACTTTAGGGTTTGTGCTTTCTGATGGGTTAATAAACTCGTACTGAATATTCTCTCCACTATAAACTCTAAACTCATCCAAAGTTTCCTTTAAAGATTTTTGCATCCGTTTAAAACCAATGGGCATATCCCCATCAAGATAAATCTTTACGTAAACAACATCTTTTAAATCCTTTAAGGTATTCTTTGATACCTCCGAAAGGGTATATCTTTTTTCTGATGTAAGGTCGATTCTCCAGTAAATAAAACTAGATATATAGCTGATAATAATAACTGAAGTAACTGCAATTATGAGCTGAACAATATTTCGATTCTTAACGGATTTCGACATAACCCTTCTGTTAAATATTACCATTTTCTGCTTTGAATTCTAACCCGTGTAGCGATAATGAAAATGGATGATAAGCATCCAAAGTAGATAACATCTCTAGTATCAATCACCCCACGACTTATTGAGCCATAATGCTCATTGATGCCA containing:
- the gldG gene encoding gliding motility-associated ABC transporter substrate-binding protein GldG; amino-acid sequence: MSKSVKNRNIVQLIIAVTSVIIISYISSFIYWRIDLTSEKRYTLSEVSKNTLKDLKDVVYVKIYLDGDMPIGFKRMQKSLKETLDEFRVYSGENIQYEFINPSESTNPKVRDAIFKDLIDKGLEPTNIQVRDKEGGNTQRMLYPGAILSFKGKEISVNLLHNNPALSGDENINLSIQNFEFYFIDAILKLSTEKLPKLAFILGHGELDQYESGDIDKKLSEYYDTYRVEINGDIKALDPYNVVIIAGPQQPMPEADKLVIDQYIMRGGKVLWFVDPVTVSIDSLSQGSSTLAYMNQHNLDDQLFRYGVRLNPSLIQDIQCAIIPVNTSLPGQSSKFVASPWVYYPLMSASGSSPITRNLNMIRAQFVSPIDTVGGNSSVKKAVLLASSRYSRTLNVPLLVNLAEVSRKLNEREFNRSNIPVAVLLEGNFESAFQNRPLSKYNHEHPFEFKPSSIFTRMIVISDADIIRNEVRRRPDGAYVSPLGYDRYTKQTFGNKDLVINMVKYLDDNIGFMNLRTRDFKLRMLDKQKISESRFAWQLFNLVVPSALLIFGGLIWLYFRKRQFTR